In a genomic window of Pirellulales bacterium:
- a CDS encoding penicillin acylase family protein, whose product MQIVSWPRLAAAYFVALHVFGVVSRSFADETVPLADLGEEVTVYSDAHGIPHVFARNWNDAARALGYLHASDRLWQMDMFRRQASGVTAELLGKDALPHDILMRQLGIRRTCEALWNGGGLPEALRAELVAYAAGVNARIATLDEKTLPPYFAALGYRPAPWTPVDSLVFSKYMGWDQSGTLDDLWFGTIVEKLGVQAVEELWPLERPYEIPTIKAQADRSKMTSSLRPLPFMVGVYERTLAAHAHVSWLGRGGSFGSNNWAVDGTKTATGKPILCSDPHLGFTLPAIWYAAHVSVNGENVAGVTFAGSPFVVIGHNDRVAWGITNMQADAVDFFVETINPDNAQEYKHRGAWQPLARITEHIPVRGEAAHELHIDSTLHGPLIRREDKAIALAWTGLTPTTDLMAIWGMGRAKDRQQFLAALDKLEVPALNIVYADVDGNIMMHPCGKLPVRTRGQGRIPMDGASGDNDWQGMIPRSELPLAVNPAEHFVASANGRPTPLGYPHYLGWMWDASYRIRRINEMLSAADKLSIDTMKPIQCDAFDKAAERFVPKLIEAHKDAPPADPVAQRALAELAKWDFIADADAIGPIIWLRWFNFYRDQVWNDEWTSRGIQQPGGSWGFSGTNRREPMVEVLEYITREDPQSAWFDDRTTPQRETRDDIMRTSFAAAAAALKAQFGEDVAKWNWGSINILAIGSLARQPDLARTGPSVVGTSFTVNPGSGGGTVGGGASWRMIVDLADPARSVGVYPGGQSEHPASPLYSDLMEPWAKGEYLSLHALGSPDKLPDAAKAKKIAFVKP is encoded by the coding sequence ATGCAGATCGTCTCGTGGCCGCGATTGGCCGCCGCTTATTTCGTTGCTCTTCACGTTTTCGGAGTCGTCTCGCGGAGCTTCGCCGACGAGACGGTTCCGCTGGCCGATCTCGGCGAGGAAGTCACGGTTTATTCAGACGCCCACGGCATCCCGCACGTCTTCGCCCGCAATTGGAACGACGCCGCGCGCGCCCTAGGCTATCTGCACGCCAGCGACCGGCTGTGGCAGATGGATATGTTCCGCAGGCAAGCCTCGGGCGTTACGGCCGAGCTCTTGGGCAAGGATGCACTTCCGCATGATATCCTGATGCGGCAGCTCGGTATCCGCCGCACGTGCGAAGCGCTATGGAACGGCGGCGGTCTGCCCGAGGCGCTCCGCGCTGAGCTGGTGGCGTACGCCGCCGGCGTCAACGCGCGCATCGCGACGCTTGATGAAAAAACCCTGCCGCCGTATTTCGCTGCGCTCGGCTATCGCCCGGCGCCGTGGACCCCCGTCGATTCGCTGGTTTTCTCCAAGTACATGGGCTGGGACCAGTCGGGCACGCTCGACGATCTCTGGTTCGGCACGATCGTCGAGAAACTGGGCGTGCAGGCGGTCGAAGAGTTGTGGCCGCTCGAACGTCCCTACGAGATTCCCACGATCAAGGCGCAAGCGGATCGAAGCAAAATGACTTCGTCGCTGCGACCGCTGCCGTTCATGGTTGGCGTGTATGAGCGCACGCTGGCCGCGCACGCCCACGTAAGCTGGCTGGGGCGCGGCGGCAGCTTCGGCAGCAACAACTGGGCTGTTGACGGTACGAAGACCGCGACGGGAAAACCAATCCTTTGCAGCGATCCGCACCTCGGCTTTACGCTCCCCGCGATCTGGTACGCCGCGCACGTTTCGGTCAACGGCGAGAATGTCGCCGGCGTGACCTTTGCCGGGTCGCCTTTTGTCGTTATCGGACACAACGACCGCGTCGCCTGGGGCATCACCAACATGCAGGCCGACGCCGTCGATTTCTTCGTCGAGACGATCAATCCCGACAACGCGCAAGAATACAAGCACCGCGGCGCGTGGCAGCCGCTCGCGCGGATTACGGAACACATTCCTGTCCGGGGCGAAGCCGCGCACGAGCTGCACATCGATTCCACACTGCACGGCCCCTTGATTCGTCGCGAAGATAAGGCGATTGCCCTGGCATGGACGGGCCTGACGCCCACGACCGACCTGATGGCGATCTGGGGCATGGGGCGCGCCAAGGATCGCCAGCAATTCCTCGCCGCGCTCGACAAGCTGGAAGTGCCCGCGCTGAACATCGTATACGCCGACGTCGACGGCAATATCATGATGCATCCTTGCGGCAAGCTGCCAGTGCGCACGCGTGGTCAGGGACGCATTCCCATGGACGGCGCGAGCGGAGACAACGATTGGCAAGGGATGATTCCACGCAGCGAACTGCCGCTCGCGGTGAACCCGGCCGAGCACTTTGTCGCTTCCGCCAATGGCCGCCCGACGCCGCTGGGCTATCCGCATTATTTGGGCTGGATGTGGGACGCCAGTTACCGGATTCGCCGCATCAACGAGATGTTGTCGGCCGCCGACAAGCTTTCGATCGATACGATGAAGCCGATCCAGTGCGATGCCTTTGACAAGGCGGCCGAGCGCTTCGTTCCCAAGTTGATCGAAGCGCATAAAGACGCGCCGCCGGCCGATCCCGTTGCCCAACGGGCGCTGGCTGAACTGGCGAAGTGGGACTTCATCGCCGATGCCGACGCGATTGGCCCGATCATCTGGCTGCGGTGGTTCAACTTCTATCGTGACCAGGTGTGGAACGACGAATGGACCAGCCGTGGCATTCAGCAGCCCGGCGGCTCGTGGGGATTTAGCGGCACGAACCGGCGCGAGCCAATGGTCGAGGTGCTGGAATACATCACGCGCGAGGATCCGCAGTCGGCCTGGTTCGACGATCGCACGACGCCGCAACGCGAAACCCGCGACGATATCATGCGCACCTCGTTTGCCGCCGCTGCTGCTGCTTTGAAGGCGCAGTTCGGCGAGGACGTCGCCAAATGGAACTGGGGATCGATCAACATCCTGGCTATTGGCTCGCTGGCGCGGCAGCCTGATTTGGCGCGCACCGGCCCATCGGTGGTTGGCACCTCGTTCACCGTGAACCCGGGCAGTGGCGGCGGCACGGTCGGCGGCGGCGCCTCGTGGCGCATGATCGTAGACCTGGCCGATCCCGCGCGCTCGGTAGGCGTCTATCCGGGCGGTCAGAGCGAGCACCCGGCCAGCCCGCTCTATTCCGACTTGATGGAGCCTTGGGCCAAAGGGGAGTACTTGTCGCTTCACGCGTTGGGTTCGCCCGATAAGCTGCCCGACGCGGCAAAGGCGAAAAAGATCGCGTTCGTGAAACCTTGA
- a CDS encoding PhoPQ-activated pathogenicity-related family protein has translation MNNANFMHNDKRRLFGLCFRFLGVLALVVSVRQTTAGETALDRYTAKADPVFAWKLAARIPGDGYTTFIIDLTSQTWRSADEVDRPVWKHWLSIVKPAKAAGDTAFLYIGGGKNGGDVPQVAPQRVIDLAVGTNTVVAELGQVPNQPLYFADSKEAGRSEDDLIAYTRIKYINTHDETWLVRLAMVKSGIRAMDAMQQFLASDEGGKQKIEHFVVAGGSKRGWTTWLVGAMDKRVSAIIPIVIDALNSEVITRHHYEAYGFFSPALNDYVRHKVFPDKVGTPEYREVLQIEDPYNYRDRERLKIPKFLINASGDQFFLPDNSQFYYAALPEEKHLRYVPNAKHNLEGSDARESIEAFYQAILSNRPRPHFTWTKDKDGTLTVTAQETPQAVNLWQATNPEARDFRVDTIGKAWTSTSLSAARPGTYVGHVPQPAKGFTAFFVELVYPSGSRYPFKFTTEVSVVPDILPFKFEDALKK, from the coding sequence ATGAATAATGCCAATTTCATGCATAATGACAAGCGGCGGTTGTTCGGTTTGTGTTTCAGATTCCTGGGCGTGTTGGCATTGGTAGTCTCCGTGAGGCAAACGACCGCCGGCGAGACGGCTCTCGATCGCTACACGGCCAAGGCCGATCCCGTCTTTGCTTGGAAGCTGGCCGCCCGCATACCCGGCGACGGCTACACGACCTTCATCATCGATCTGACGTCGCAAACGTGGCGTTCGGCGGACGAAGTCGATCGGCCGGTCTGGAAACACTGGCTGTCGATCGTCAAACCTGCGAAGGCCGCGGGCGATACCGCGTTCCTGTACATCGGCGGCGGTAAGAATGGCGGAGACGTGCCACAGGTCGCTCCGCAGCGCGTCATCGACCTGGCGGTCGGCACAAATACCGTCGTCGCCGAACTGGGTCAGGTACCGAACCAGCCGCTGTATTTTGCCGACTCGAAAGAGGCTGGCCGTTCCGAAGACGACCTGATTGCTTACACGCGCATCAAGTACATCAATACCCACGACGAGACGTGGCTCGTGCGGTTGGCGATGGTGAAAAGCGGCATCCGCGCCATGGATGCCATGCAGCAGTTCCTCGCTTCGGACGAGGGAGGCAAGCAAAAGATCGAACACTTCGTCGTGGCCGGCGGCTCGAAGCGCGGCTGGACCACCTGGCTCGTCGGCGCGATGGATAAGCGTGTCAGCGCGATCATTCCCATCGTGATCGATGCGCTCAATTCTGAAGTGATTACGCGCCACCATTACGAGGCGTACGGATTCTTTTCGCCGGCTTTGAACGACTACGTGCGTCACAAGGTTTTTCCCGACAAGGTCGGCACGCCTGAATACCGCGAGGTCCTCCAGATCGAGGATCCGTACAACTACCGCGATCGCGAGCGGTTGAAGATTCCCAAGTTCTTGATCAACGCCTCGGGCGATCAATTCTTCCTGCCCGACAACTCGCAGTTCTATTACGCGGCGCTTCCTGAAGAAAAGCACTTGCGCTACGTCCCCAACGCCAAGCACAATCTGGAAGGGAGCGACGCGCGCGAGAGCATCGAAGCCTTCTACCAGGCGATCCTCAGCAATCGGCCGCGCCCCCACTTCACCTGGACCAAGGACAAAGACGGCACGCTGACCGTCACCGCCCAGGAAACGCCGCAGGCGGTAAACCTGTGGCAGGCCACGAATCCCGAGGCGCGCGATTTCCGCGTCGACACGATCGGCAAGGCCTGGACGAGCACGTCGCTGTCGGCCGCCAGGCCGGGCACCTACGTCGGGCATGTTCCGCAGCCGGCAAAGGGTTTCACCGCCTTCTTTGTGGAGCTGGTTTACCCCAGCGGCAGCCGCTATCCGTTCAAGTTCACGACCGAAGTCAGCGTGGTGCCTGATATTTTGCCGTTCAAGTTCGAGGATGCGCTGAAAAAGTAA